One Candidatus Omnitrophota bacterium genomic window, TTTACTGCCCAACCGGTTGAGCTTCGCCGGACGTTTGGTGAAAGAAACGTATTTCTGCACCAGATGCACGTCATGGCGCGGGACGAACAGTTTGTCCCCTCCCTTGTATTCAATGATCAGGTGCTGACGTTTCTGGTCGTCAACGTCAAATTCTCGGATGCCTAAAAAACGGCCAATGCCGTGATTGTTATGGACGACATAATCGCCCTGCTGGATATCCACGAAACTGTTCAAGGGGGCTTCAGAGGAGAACGGAAAGGACTGCGCCTTAAATGGCAGGATGAGGACGATCTGGTGGTATTCAACAGCCTTGGCCGTTGCCGGATCAAAACCGGTGATGACGCGGACGATATCATCTTCAATGTCCAAACGAACCGGGACTTCAAAATTCAAAGGGAAAATGTCCAGCACCCCGCCGCGATGGGCGAATTCGCCCTCCTTAAAGACCTTAGCCGCCCTGGTATAACCAAAGGCGGCCAAGTTGTGGAGGGTTTCCTCAATGTTGACCTTTTGGTCAACCAGAAATTCCAGGGATTTGAACGCTACCATTTCTTATGACCATGCCACATCAAAAACAGCGGCGAAACAATATACACCGTCGAATAGGTCCCGAAAACAAACCCGATGGCCAGCACCAGAGCGAAGGTGTTGAGCACTTCCCCGCCGACAAAATACAGGGCAAAAACAGACAAAAGGGTCACGAACGTGGTCAGGATGGTCCGTCCCAGGGTCTGGTTGATGCTCTCGTTGATGATCTCGGAAAGTGTTTTATTGCGGGATTTGGGCACGTTCTCCCTGACGCGGTCATAAATGATGATGGAATCGTTGATGGAATAACCGGCCACGGTCATTAAGGCGGTCACGACCAGCAGGTCCACCTGGCGGCCGGCCAGGACCACCAGTCCCAGCGTGATCAGCACATCGTGAAAAATGGCGATCACAGCCGCTGCCGCGAAATCGAAATGCTTGAACCGAAAGCCCACATAGATGAGCATGCCCAGAAGTGCGAGCACAATGGCATAGATGGCCTTGGCGCGCAAGGCCTGGCCCACGACAGGCCCGACCTTCTCAATACGCAAAACCTTGAACGCGTTGTCCGTCATTCTGCTCTTTAAGATAGCCGTCACCTGCTCATGCGTGTCTTCCGGCGTGCGGATGATCACGTTCTGCGGAGCGTTGGAAAATGTCTGGATAACGGCATGTTCCAATTTTTCTTCCTTGAACATCGCCCGCAGATCATCCGCGGACACCGGCTTGCTGAACTTGAACTCCTGGATCTGCCCGCCGGCAAAATCAATGCCGTAGGCCGCGTCTTTTTTCTGGAATAAATGCCCCATCCCCGCGACCAATAAAACAGCGGACAAAACAAAACAGATGTTTTTCTTGTTCAAAAAATTGAAATTCGGTTTGGTAAAAATATGCATCATCGGAAGCGCTTTGACAACGCCCGTCCCGATGAGCCCGTTGAACATGGTGCGGGTGATATAAATGGAAGTGAACAAGCTGGCGATCAAACCGATGGAAAGGGTCACGGCAAAACCCTTGATGGGGCCGGAACCGAATTGGAAGAGCATGAAACCGGCGATCAAAGAGGTCACGTGCGAGTCCAGGATGGCGGACCATGCCCGCGCGTAGCCGGCGCTGATCGCAGCACTCAAAGGCCGCCCGTTGGCCAGCTCTTCGCGGATACGTTCATTGATCAGAACGTTGGCGTCCACCGCCATGCCTAAAGTCAAAATGATACCGGCGATGCCCGGCAAGGTCAATGTCACCTGCGAATCAGGCATCAGGATATTGATCAAACCCATGCCGCCCAAGATCATCAGCAAATTGATCGCTAAAGCCAGGGAAGCGATGAGGCCGCCGATGAAATAATAAACGGACATGAAGATGACGATCAAAATACCGCCCAGGATCGTGGCCTTAACGCCGGCTTCAATGGAGTCCTTCCCTAATAAGGGATCAACCGTGCGTTCTTCTTCCACATGCATGGGAACAGGCAGGGCCCCGGCGCGCAGCGCCAAAGCCAGCATGGACGCTTCTTCAAATTTGAATTCGCCGGTGATCTCCGCGGTGCCACTTAAAATGGGTTCGCGGATATTGGGAGCGGACAACACTTCATTGTCCAGAACAATGGCCAGGCGCTCATTGACATGGGCACTGGTCAGATCGCCAAAGGCCCTGGCGCCCTCGGCGTTGAACGCAAGAGAGATCTTCGGCTGCATGCCGGTATCGCTGTCAAAATCAACATGGGCATCCTTGATCGCTTCCCCGCCCATGGCCGCTTCCTTGGTCACCAGAATGCTCCCGCCTTCTTTCTGCGCCATCAACTCATAGCCCTCGGGCACATTGCCGGCAATGGCGTCCTTGAATTGTTGGGCATCGCCATTGACCAGGCGGAATTCCAAGTGCGCTACGCGGCCGACCATTTCCAGGGCCTTGTTACGGTCGGTCACTCCCGGCAATTGCACCAGGATCTGGTTTTCCCCCTGACGCTGGATCAGGGTTTCCCCGACACCGATCCCATCCAGGCGGTTACGCAAGATCTCTATGGAACGCAGCACGGCATCATTCTTGGCGTTATCATCGGCAAGATTATCATTATCCACCTTCAAAACAAGGTGCATCCCGCCTTTAAGGTCCAGCCCCAGATTGATGCGTTTGTTAATGGGGAAAAGGCAGGCCAGAGAAACAACGACAACCGCTAAAACAATGAATATCCGTTTGCGCAAATCCGCACTCATATCATCCCTTTCACTTCACTATTTCCGGTTTAACCGCATCGGCTTTGACCGTGGCAATGGCCTCCCGGTCAAACTCAATGCGGGAATGCTCATCCACCCGGACCACCACGGTCTTGTCCTTGACAATGATGACCGTGCCGTGAATGCCGGAGGTCGTGACCACCTCGTCGTTCTTCTTTAAATTCTCGAGCATTTGCTTGGTTTTCTTACGCCGTTGCTGTTCAGGCCTGAACACCAGAAAATAAAATATCCCGATGATAACCACATACGGCACCATCATGCTTGAAAAAGACGCCTGTTGAGGCATAAATTATCCTTTCACGTACAGACGCAGCATTGCTGCGTCTCTACTTCGTTTTTTTCATTAAACTGCGCACGGTATCGCTCATTTGCGCGCCTTTGGCCACCCATGCCTGGACCTTCGCTTTGTTCAACGAGAACACCGCGGGTTTCTTGGCCGGATCGTAATGACCGAGAATTTCCAAACTGCGGCCGTCACGGCCTTCTTGGCCGGCCATGGCCACGATGCGGTAATTGTAGGCCTTATTGGCGACCTTCCCTGCTTTTTGCAACCTGATACGAACTTCCATTTTTATTTTCCTTTCATTGATGAGCCATTTCAATGGCTTTGATCTGCGCTTTGGCTTTGTTGACGGTTTCCGTATATTCTTTGGCCGGGTCGGAATCAGCGACAATGCCGGCCCCGGCCTGGACATAGGCCTTGCTGTTACGGACAACAATTGTACGGATCGTGATGCAAGTATCAAGGTTTTTCGAAAAACTAAAATATCCGACGGCCCCGGCATAAGGTCCGCGTTTGACCTTTTCCAAGTCCTCGATGATCTCCATGGCGCGTATCTTAGGCGCCCCGGACACTGTGCCCGCCGGGAACGCGGCTTGCAGGACATCCAAAGCGTCCTTGTCTTTGCGCAAACGGCCCTGCACATTGCTGACAATATGCATGACATGGGAATATTTTTCAACACCCATGAATTCCGAAAGCCGCACGCTTCCCTTCTCGCACACGCGGCCAAGGTCATTGCGGCCCAGATCCACCAGCATGACATGTTCGGCTTTTTCCTTGGGATCAGCCAGAAGATCTTTTTTCAAGGCCTCATCTTCGGCGTCGTCTTTGCCGCGCGGCCTGGTGCCGGCAATGGGACGGGTCTCGACCAGGCCCTGTTCACAACGCACCAGCAGTTCGGGCGACGCGCCCACCAGATGCAGGCCGTCAAAATTCAAATAGAACATATACGGCGACGGGTTCAAGGCCCTCAAAGAACGGTAGATGTCAAAAGGACTGACACGGGTGGGAATTTCAAAACGCTGGGACAGGACAACCTGGATGACATCCCCGGTCATGATATGTTCCTTGGCCTTTTCCACCATGGCCTTGAAACGGCCGGGCGTGCAATTGGATCTGACCGGCAATTTCACTTTGGAGATCCTGTTTTTTTTCACGGCGAAGGGTTTGTTCAAATCGCGGATAACGGCCTCAATGATCGTCATTGCCGCGTCATATTTGTGCGCCTTTTGCGCCGGGCTGTCCTTTGAAGAAAGATGGACACAGGAAACCGCCTTGATCGTATGGTGGCGATGGTCAAAAATGACCAAATTTTTAGCCAGCACGAAAACCATGTCCGGCAGATCCAGATCATCCTTGGCTGTTTGGGGCAGGCGCTCAAAAAAACGCACGCCATCGTAACTTAAGAAACCGACCATGCCGCCGTAAAAACGCGGTAAAGACGGAACGCTCACGGCCTTATAATCTTTCATGAACTCCCTTAAAAGGTCCAGAGGAGACCCGTCGATCGTCCGCGTCTGACGGACTGTTCTGCCTTTCCCCAAATGGATGATCCGGGCCTGACGGCCTTTGGTGCTGATGACCATTTCAGGGTCGCGGGCAATAAAAGAGAAACGGGCGAATTTTTCTTCACCCTCAACGGACTCCAGTAAGAAAGAATACCTGGACTTCCCCGCCAACTGCACATACGCCGACACCGGGGTCTGGCAATCCCCCAGCACTTCTTTATACACGGGGATCAAATTGCCCTTGGCCGATAATTTCAAGAATTCCTGTTTGGATAAATGATTCATAATTTTCACGTATGTACGGGCGATTCATGAATCGCCCCTACGTAATTTTCCTATAAAAACAGCTGCGTTTGTTCGTGTGACAGGCGGCCCCGATTTGCTCCACCTTCATGAGCAGGGCATCACCGTCGCAATCATAATAAATTTCTTTGACGAATTGAAAATGCCCGGAGGTCTCCCCTTTGACCCAAAAGGACTTGCGCGAACGCGACCAATAACAGGCCTTGCCGCCTTCAAGTGTTGCTTTGATCGAATCAAGGTTCATCCAGGCCATCATCAAGACCTCGCCGGTTTTATGGTCCTGCGCAATGGCCGGGATCAAACCGTCGGATGTGAATTTGAGTTTATCAAGATTGTCTTTCGTAATTTGGATGGTTTCCATTTCGTTCATCGGACATTCACTTTCTTTTGTTTAAGGAATTCTTTCACCTGGCCGACCGTCAACTCCCCGTAATGGAACACGGAAGCGGCCAAGGCCGCGTCCGCGCCGGTTGAAACAAACACGTCCCGGAAATGCTCCAAAGTACCGACGCCGCCGGAAGCAATGACCGGAATATTGACCGCAGAACAGACCGCCTTGGTCAGCGGAATGTCATAACCGTTTTTCGTCCCGTCCGCGTCCATGCTGGTCAAAAGGATCTCTCCGGCCCCTAACGCGGCAACCTCGCTGGCCCAGCGCAACACATCTTTTCCCGTGGGAACACGGCCTCCGTGCGTGAACGCTTCCCAATGGCCTCCGGCCCTATCGGGCCGTAGGCCCGGAGGGTCCCCGACGCGTTTGGCGTCAATGGCCACGACAATGCACTGACTGCCGAAGGTGTCCGCTGCTTCACGGATGAATTCAGGGTCCTTGAGGGCCGCCGTATTGATGGAGACCTTGTCCGCGCCGGCATTCAAAAGGTCACGGATATCCTTGATGGTATTGATGCCGCCGCCCACGGTCAAAGGCATGAACACCTGCTCGGCGGTTTTGGCGACCACGTCCAAAAAGATCTTGCGGCCCTCATGGCTGGCCGTGATATCCAGAAATACCAGTTCATCCGCGCCCTGCTCATCGTAGGCCTTGGCCACGGCCACCGGGTCGCCGGCGTCCTTGAGGTCTACAAAATTGACCCCCTTGACCACCCGGCCGTCTTTGACATCCAGACAGGGAATTATACGTTTATTGAGCATATTTTAGAATATTCTGTCTTGCCTTGCTTCGGAACGCTCGCCCTGCCCCAGCGTGTCAGGGCTCGCTCGGCTCTCCGCCTGCGCTCGTCCACTCGTGCTAAAAACTCAGGGACACCTTGCCCGCTCCGGCTGCGCGACGTCCTCGCAAGACAAGCCAGAATCTTTAACCTTTGTCATTCCCGCGAAAGCGGGAATCCAGTTAATCTATTTCAACAGATCAACAGCTTCTTTAAAATCTAATTTACCTTCATAAATTGCCTTACCGGTAATAACACCAAACAAATTACTGAACTGTTTGGTCAAAGATACACAGCGCTGAATATCCATAATTGATGATACGCCACCGGAGGCAATAACATTCATGTTCACTGTTTTTAACATTTCCTGAACACCGTCAAAATTTAAACCCTGCAAGGTCCCATCACGAGCAATGTCCGTATACACAATGGTCTTAAGACCCCTACCTTGTAATTCTTGAGCCAAGTCAATACCACGCACATCGGCACTGGTCGTCCATCCACGCCGAGCCACAAAACCATTAGCACAGTCAATGCTGACAATAATCCGTTCGCCCCATTGCGCTAACATTTTATCTAGAAACATCTGGTTTTCGACCACTCTTGTTCCCAAGATCACGCGACTGACTCCGGATTCCAGAAAACTTTTAACCACTTCCTCATCACGGACGCCTCCCCCAACTTGAACAGGGATCTGCACATTCTCGACAATAGCCTTAATGATGGCGATGTTCTTAATAATTCCAGTCTGTGCTCCGTCCAAGTCCACCACATGCAGGAGTTTCGCTCCTTTGGCCTGCCAATTCTGCGCGGTTTCCACAGGACTTAAATCATACGCGGTGACATCATCAAATTTACCTTTGTACAAACGAACGACCTGCCCGTCCTTGAGGTCAATGGCCGGGATGACGATCATGTCTTGATCTCCGCAAAGTTCTTTAGGATACGCAGGCCCACGCTCTGGCTTTTTTCCGGGTGGAATTGCACGCCCCAGATATTTCTGGCCGCCACCGATGACGCGTAAGGAATACCGTATTCGGTGACAGACGCTGTGATCTTTGGGTCTTCAGGAACAACATAATACGAGTGGCAAAAATAAACGTCTGCCCCGTCGTTAACGCCTTGATACATGGCGGTACCGGCCGGCTGTATTTTGATCTGGTTCCAGCCCATGTGCGGAACCTTGCCCTGGGTGAAGCGCTCAACCGTGCCTTTGAGGATACGCAGGCCCTCAACGTCCCCGCCTTCGGTGCTTTTTTCAAAAAGCAATTGCATGCCTAAGCAAATGCCCAAAAATGGCTTGCCCGCGGTGATAACTTCACGGATAGTTTCAATCAAGCCCAACTGACGCAATTTGTCCATGGCCGGGGCCATAGCACCGACGCCGGGCAAAACAACCTTATCAGCCCGCTTGATCTCAAGGCTCTCATGGGTAATGCGCGCATCAGCCCCGACCTTTTCCAGGGCTTTCTGCACACTCCTCAAATTCCCCATACCGTAATCAACGATGGCGATCATGTTTAATCAATGATCCCTTTAGTGGAAGGAACCTTGCCGACACGACGAGGATCAACGGTTGTGGCCATATCCAAAGCAAGCCCAAGCGACTTAAACATGGTTTCCAAATTCGTGTGTAAGTCGTTGCTGGGGTTCTCCAACGTAAGACTTAACGTTGCCCCCAACTGATGGGCAAAACTTTCCATAAAGTGCTCAAAATGAGAAAACTCATACCCATCCGTACCTTTTTTGGTAAGCATCACACCTTTACAATCGAGCTTGAAATACCCGCGACCGGAAATGTCAATGACACAGCGGCCCACCGTCGCTTCCATCGGCGCAAAAGCAAAGCCGAAGCGCCTGATGCCGGCCTTTTCCTCGCCGAGCGCCTTCTTAAAGGCCTTGCCTAAGGCAATACCGATGTCCTCGTTGGTGTGGTGGATGTCAATGTGCGTATCACCGGACACGTTGAGGTCCAGGTCAAAATAGCCATGGAACGCGAACAGTTCCAGCATGTGGTCCAAAAACCCGATGGGCGTCTTGATCTTTGTCTTTCCCGTCCCATCAATGTTCAAAGCCACCTTGATCTGCGTTTCTTTGCTTTTGCGTTCCAGTTCTGCTGTGCGTTTTTTCATTTGAACCTCACGTTAACGGAATCCGCGTGTTTGGTTAATCCCTCCAGATGCGCCACCTTTTCCAGCGGTTCGCGCACCTTTTCCAGAGCTTTCTTGGAATAAGACAGGACATGGCTGGTCTTCATGAAATCCGACAGGCACAAGCCCGAAAAAAATCGCGCCGTGCCCATGGTCGGCAAAACATGGCTTGGTCCGGCCACGTAATCGCCCAATGCCGTTGGGCTGTACGGCCCCAAAAAGATCGCGCCCGCGTTCTTGATCTTTCGGGCAATGGACACCGGATCATTGGTCAGGACCTGCAAATGTTCAGGCGCGATGCGATTGACGATGGCCACGGCCTCGTCCATGTTCTTGCAATAAATGCAGTATCCCTTACTGACCCGTTTCCTCACCTCTTTGATCAATTGTTTGGACGTGGTGACCAGAATGGACACGCCGCCGGCATGTTCCATCTGCGCTTCCAGGTCTGCCACGACGAAATCCGGATCGCTGAAACGGTTGGCAATGACGACCAGTTCCGTTGGGCCGGCCAGCATGTCAATGCCCACATAGCCGAACAACTGGCGTTTGGCCTCGGTCACGTACATGTTGCCGGGACCGACGATCTTGTCCACCTTGGGGATGGTCCTGGTCCCTAAAGCCAGCGCCGCGATGGCCTGGGCCCCGCCGAGCTTGTAGATCTCATTGACCTTCAAAAGATTGGCCACGGCCAGGATATACGGGTTCACCTGGCCCTGTTTATTGGGCGGTGTGACGATGACGATCCGTCTGACCCCGGCGATGATGGCCGGGACCGCGGTCATATAAACGGACGACACCAGGGGCGCTGTGCCCGCGGGGATGTAGATCCCGACGGACTCCAGGGGATTGATCTCCTCTTTGAGAAGCACGCCGTCCTGGCCGTTGACCCGGCTTGGTTTTTTCAACTGCTTTCTGTAATAGACCGAAACATTATTGATGATGGTCTTGAGCGTCTGCACGAAATCCGGCGTAATGTCCTGGAAGGCCATGCTGATCTCGCTTTCCGCCACCCTCAACTGGCGCACGGCCAGTTTGACCCTGTCAAAACGGCGGGTGTATTTGATCAGCGCTTCATCGCCATTGAGACGCACGTCGTCAATGATCCCGCGCACCTTTTCTTCCACGTATTTCTTGCGGAACAACAGGTGACGGTTGTAGATCCTTTCAATGCCCTGTCCGGTCTGTTTAACAAGTTTCATAAGATCACCATGTCCTTGGCCCGCGCGAGCGCGGCTTCCAGTTGCTGTGGTTCTTTGCTCCCGGCCTGGGCCATTTGCGGCCTGCCGCCGCCGGTGCCGCCAAAAAGCGGGGCAACGCGCCCGACGATATCATTGGCCCTGATCCCCTTTTGGACCAGGTCGTCGGTGACCGTGACGATCAGGGACGCGTCCTTGTCCGTCCTGGCACCCAGGATGAAGACCCCGGACGATAATTTTTGTTTCAACAGGTCGGACAATTTCCGCAATGACCCGATGTCCGCGTCTTGAAGGCAATAGGTCACGACGCTCGCGCCATGGACCTTTTGCGCGCCGCGGATGATGTCATCAACGGACAATTTGACCGTCTCAAAGCGCTCGTTCTGTCTCTTTCTTTCCAACTGCCTGGCGCGTTCGCTTTGCTCCTGGGCATTGTCCCGGACCCGCTGCTGCGCCAGAAACTCTTCAACCGCGGCCTTGCCTGTCACCGCTTCCACGCGGCGCACACCCTGGGCCACGGACCCTTCCCCTGTGATCTTGATGCTTTCCACTTGGGCGGTAGAAGACAAATGGGTCCCCCCGCAAAACTCCCGGGAATAATCCCCGATGGAAATGACCCTCACCACATCGCCATACTTTTCAGCAAAGAACGCCAACGCGCCTTTTTGTTTCGCTTCTTCCAACGGCAAGACCTCGGTCATGACCTGATCGGCATTTTGAATGAACCGATTGATACGATTCTCAATTTTCTGGATCTCTTGCGGTTTAACAGCGCCCGGGTGCGCAAAATCAAAACGCAAACGGTCTGTGGCCACCAAGGACCCCTGTTGTTTGATATGCGTTCCCAAGACCTCACGCAAAGCCGCCTGCAATAAATGGGTTGCCGTGTGATTGCGCATGATGGCCTGACGGCGGGGCGAGTCCACCTGGGCCATGACCTGATCGCCTTCTTTGAGAGCACCCTGTTCCAAAATACCCTCATGGATATGCACATCATTCATTTTGTGCGTATCAATGATTTTCACAATGGCATCGGAAGAACGCAGGACCCCTGTGTCCCCGACCTGTCCGCCGGATTCGGCGTAAAATGGCGTGCGGTCCAGTATGACTTTCACCCGGCTGCCTTCTCCTAAAACCTGCAATACGGTCGCTTTGGTCTCCAAAACAGAATATCCCAGAAACTCCGTCTTGGGCACATCCAATTTCAACCCGGTATCCGCGAATACATCACCGGTCATCTTGCTGCCGGCACGCGAACGGCTCTTCTGCTTTTCCATCTTGGCTTCATAAATTTTAACCGCATCAGAAAGATCTCTGTCATTTAATTCAAATTCAGAATTCTTGGCCTCTTTTAAAATTGTCGTTAATGTTAAGCCATATGTGTCCCGATATAAAAAAATGATCTGACCGAGCTTTTCTATGCGTTCTTCCACTGAAGCAAAAGCTAAGCCCATCCAATCTCTGAATTCTTTTCTTAATGCCGGCAATTTCTCTTTGCGAACTTTGATAAAAGCATCTTCAATACGTTGGACCAAGATTCTTATTTCATTGGCCTTGCCACTCAATTCCGGATAAGGCTGGCCCATCCGTTCAACCACAATGTCCACAAACGTATGGATAATGGGTTTCTGCGCTCCGCCGCGCACAGCCAGGTCCGTCATATCCACGATGAGTTTGCGCACCACATAGCCGCGGCCCTCGTTGGACGGCACAACACCATCGCTGATACCGAATAC contains:
- the hisA gene encoding 1-(5-phosphoribosyl)-5-[(5-phosphoribosylamino)methylideneamino]imidazole-4-carboxamide isomerase, which codes for MIVIPAIDLKDGQVVRLYKGKFDDVTAYDLSPVETAQNWQAKGAKLLHVVDLDGAQTGIIKNIAIIKAIVENVQIPVQVGGGVRDEEVVKSFLESGVSRVILGTRVVENQMFLDKMLAQWGERIIVSIDCANGFVARRGWTTSADVRGIDLAQELQGRGLKTIVYTDIARDGTLQGLNFDGVQEMLKTVNMNVIASGGVSSIMDIQRCVSLTKQFSNLFGVITGKAIYEGKLDFKEAVDLLK
- the alaS gene encoding alanine--tRNA ligase encodes the protein MTTDQIRTKFLDFFKSKGHTVVASDSLVPKDDPTVLFTTAGMQQFKPQFLGRNLTYTRAATCQKCLRTDDLDVVGKTDFHHTFFEMLGNFSFGDYFKKDAIHWAWEFLTKEMKLPKEKLWVSVYQEDAEAYDIWFKEVKVPVNRIIKLGDKTNFWPSEAKEKGPNGPCGPCSEIFYDYGVNPNCSKGKDCDPECSCGRFSEVWNLVFTQFNRREGGILDPLPSKNIDTGMGLERLAAVVQGKKSNYETDIFAPVLKEIKAKVKGIPEQDARIIADHMRAVVFGISDGVVPSNEGRGYVVRKLIVDMTDLAVRGGAQKPIIHTFVDIVVERMGQPYPELSGKANEIRILVQRIEDAFIKVRKEKLPALRKEFRDWMGLAFASVEERIEKLGQIIFLYRDTYGLTLTTILKEAKNSEFELNDRDLSDAVKIYEAKMEKQKSRSRAGSKMTGDVFADTGLKLDVPKTEFLGYSVLETKATVLQVLGEGSRVKVILDRTPFYAESGGQVGDTGVLRSSDAIVKIIDTHKMNDVHIHEGILEQGALKEGDQVMAQVDSPRRQAIMRNHTATHLLQAALREVLGTHIKQQGSLVATDRLRFDFAHPGAVKPQEIQKIENRINRFIQNADQVMTEVLPLEEAKQKGALAFFAEKYGDVVRVISIGDYSREFCGGTHLSSTAQVESIKITGEGSVAQGVRRVEAVTGKAAVEEFLAQQRVRDNAQEQSERARQLERKRQNERFETVKLSVDDIIRGAQKVHGASVVTYCLQDADIGSLRKLSDLLKQKLSSGVFILGARTDKDASLIVTVTDDLVQKGIRANDIVGRVAPLFGGTGGGRPQMAQAGSKEPQQLEAALARAKDMVIL
- the yajC gene encoding preprotein translocase subunit YajC; translated protein: MPQQASFSSMMVPYVVIIGIFYFLVFRPEQQRRKKTKQMLENLKKNDEVVTTSGIHGTVIIVKDKTVVVRVDEHSRIEFDREAIATVKADAVKPEIVK
- the rpsP gene encoding 30S ribosomal protein S16, whose protein sequence is MEVRIRLQKAGKVANKAYNYRIVAMAGQEGRDGRSLEILGHYDPAKKPAVFSLNKAKVQAWVAKGAQMSDTVRSLMKKTK
- the hisF gene encoding imidazole glycerol phosphate synthase subunit HisF; translated protein: MLNKRIIPCLDVKDGRVVKGVNFVDLKDAGDPVAVAKAYDEQGADELVFLDITASHEGRKIFLDVVAKTAEQVFMPLTVGGGINTIKDIRDLLNAGADKVSINTAALKDPEFIREAADTFGSQCIVVAIDAKRVGDPPGLRPDRAGGHWEAFTHGGRVPTGKDVLRWASEVAALGAGEILLTSMDADGTKNGYDIPLTKAVCSAVNIPVIASGGVGTLEHFRDVFVSTGADAALAASVFHYGELTVGQVKEFLKQKKVNVR
- the hisD gene encoding histidinol dehydrogenase, with amino-acid sequence MKLVKQTGQGIERIYNRHLLFRKKYVEEKVRGIIDDVRLNGDEALIKYTRRFDRVKLAVRQLRVAESEISMAFQDITPDFVQTLKTIINNVSVYYRKQLKKPSRVNGQDGVLLKEEINPLESVGIYIPAGTAPLVSSVYMTAVPAIIAGVRRIVIVTPPNKQGQVNPYILAVANLLKVNEIYKLGGAQAIAALALGTRTIPKVDKIVGPGNMYVTEAKRQLFGYVGIDMLAGPTELVVIANRFSDPDFVVADLEAQMEHAGGVSILVTTSKQLIKEVRKRVSKGYCIYCKNMDEAVAIVNRIAPEHLQVLTNDPVSIARKIKNAGAIFLGPYSPTALGDYVAGPSHVLPTMGTARFFSGLCLSDFMKTSHVLSYSKKALEKVREPLEKVAHLEGLTKHADSVNVRFK
- the hisI gene encoding phosphoribosyl-AMP cyclohydrolase, whose translation is MNEMETIQITKDNLDKLKFTSDGLIPAIAQDHKTGEVLMMAWMNLDSIKATLEGGKACYWSRSRKSFWVKGETSGHFQFVKEIYYDCDGDALLMKVEQIGAACHTNKRSCFYRKIT
- a CDS encoding imidazoleglycerol-phosphate dehydratase, yielding MKKRTAELERKSKETQIKVALNIDGTGKTKIKTPIGFLDHMLELFAFHGYFDLDLNVSGDTHIDIHHTNEDIGIALGKAFKKALGEEKAGIRRFGFAFAPMEATVGRCVIDISGRGYFKLDCKGVMLTKKGTDGYEFSHFEHFMESFAHQLGATLSLTLENPSNDLHTNLETMFKSLGLALDMATTVDPRRVGKVPSTKGIID
- the hisH gene encoding imidazole glycerol phosphate synthase subunit HisH, which codes for MIAIVDYGMGNLRSVQKALEKVGADARITHESLEIKRADKVVLPGVGAMAPAMDKLRQLGLIETIREVITAGKPFLGICLGMQLLFEKSTEGGDVEGLRILKGTVERFTQGKVPHMGWNQIKIQPAGTAMYQGVNDGADVYFCHSYYVVPEDPKITASVTEYGIPYASSVAARNIWGVQFHPEKSQSVGLRILKNFAEIKT
- the secD gene encoding protein translocase subunit SecD; its protein translation is MSADLRKRIFIVLAVVVVSLACLFPINKRINLGLDLKGGMHLVLKVDNDNLADDNAKNDAVLRSIEILRNRLDGIGVGETLIQRQGENQILVQLPGVTDRNKALEMVGRVAHLEFRLVNGDAQQFKDAIAGNVPEGYELMAQKEGGSILVTKEAAMGGEAIKDAHVDFDSDTGMQPKISLAFNAEGARAFGDLTSAHVNERLAIVLDNEVLSAPNIREPILSGTAEITGEFKFEEASMLALALRAGALPVPMHVEEERTVDPLLGKDSIEAGVKATILGGILIVIFMSVYYFIGGLIASLALAINLLMILGGMGLINILMPDSQVTLTLPGIAGIILTLGMAVDANVLINERIREELANGRPLSAAISAGYARAWSAILDSHVTSLIAGFMLFQFGSGPIKGFAVTLSIGLIASLFTSIYITRTMFNGLIGTGVVKALPMMHIFTKPNFNFLNKKNICFVLSAVLLVAGMGHLFQKKDAAYGIDFAGGQIQEFKFSKPVSADDLRAMFKEEKLEHAVIQTFSNAPQNVIIRTPEDTHEQVTAILKSRMTDNAFKVLRIEKVGPVVGQALRAKAIYAIVLALLGMLIYVGFRFKHFDFAAAAVIAIFHDVLITLGLVVLAGRQVDLLVVTALMTVAGYSINDSIIIYDRVRENVPKSRNKTLSEIINESINQTLGRTILTTFVTLLSVFALYFVGGEVLNTFALVLAIGFVFGTYSTVYIVSPLFLMWHGHKKW
- the trpE gene encoding anthranilate synthase component I, which encodes MNHLSKQEFLKLSAKGNLIPVYKEVLGDCQTPVSAYVQLAGKSRYSFLLESVEGEEKFARFSFIARDPEMVISTKGRQARIIHLGKGRTVRQTRTIDGSPLDLLREFMKDYKAVSVPSLPRFYGGMVGFLSYDGVRFFERLPQTAKDDLDLPDMVFVLAKNLVIFDHRHHTIKAVSCVHLSSKDSPAQKAHKYDAAMTIIEAVIRDLNKPFAVKKNRISKVKLPVRSNCTPGRFKAMVEKAKEHIMTGDVIQVVLSQRFEIPTRVSPFDIYRSLRALNPSPYMFYLNFDGLHLVGASPELLVRCEQGLVETRPIAGTRPRGKDDAEDEALKKDLLADPKEKAEHVMLVDLGRNDLGRVCEKGSVRLSEFMGVEKYSHVMHIVSNVQGRLRKDKDALDVLQAAFPAGTVSGAPKIRAMEIIEDLEKVKRGPYAGAVGYFSFSKNLDTCITIRTIVVRNSKAYVQAGAGIVADSDPAKEYTETVNKAKAQIKAIEMAHQ